The Globicephala melas chromosome X, mGloMel1.2, whole genome shotgun sequence genome window below encodes:
- the RTL3 gene encoding retrotransposon Gag-like protein 3 isoform X2 yields the protein MVEDLAASYIALKLENEILQAQVQRLMEENAALQSQIPELQKPQAAKEDEPLQKHSEAQETQRPPETLDFPAALEPQESPEVKEPQKPRESQDLPSWESSAAQEPQKSLEPPADPESLEPPATQDPQAPPMVHELPTEYKEVQEPPDTQDAPAGPGTQNSELQDPPNAQELQEAPKCQDTSTHLESLEFLAPQELQDPSDVQEFLGLLTAKESLDSLTAAETSAASEFPQSSNGLEAEAFPLEYPLAFNGDAQKLPEFLVQLNSYMRVRGHLYPTKAALVSFVGNCFSGEAGKWFQPLVDIQSPLLEQFESFIQVLQDTFDNPENMEDANHRIRKLCQGEDHVHQYATHFHIIAQELNWDESTLCIQFQEGLASSIRDELSHTNPATNLSDLITQCITLEEKLSGKPDLSPQEASPSQEKAGFDSPPAENHPVQASSNRPHLSEAERARRREGHLCLYCGYPGHFARNCPVKPHRAQQAGNIEARR from the exons ATGGTGGAGGACTTAGCAGCCTCCTATATTGCTCTGAAATTGGAGAATGAAATTCTGCAGGCTCAAGTGCAGCGGCTGATGGAGGAAAATGCTGCCTTGCAGTCCCAGATCCCAGAGCTCCAGAAGCCCCAAGCAGCCAAAGAGGATGAACCACTCCAGAAGCACTCAGAGGCCCAGGAGACCCAGAGACCCCCAGAGACCCTGGATTTCCCAGCAGCCTTGGAACCCCAAGAGTCCCCAGAGGTCAAGGAGCCCCAGAAGCCAAGAGAGTCTCAGGACCTCCCATCCTGGGAGTCCTCAGCAGCCCAGGAGCCCCAGAAATCCTTGGAGCCCCCAGCAGATCCAGAGTCCCTGGAGCCCCCAGCAACCCAGGATCCCCAGGCACCTCCAATGGTCCACGAGCTC CCCACAGAATATAAGGAGGTTCAGGAGCCTCCAGATACCCAGGATGCCCCAGCAGGCCCCGGGACCCAGAATTCAGAGCTCCAGGATCCCCCAAATGCTCAGGAGCTCCAGGAGGCACCAAAATGCCAGGACACTTCAACTCACCTGGAGTCCCTTGAGTTTCTTGCCCCCCAGGAGCTCCAGGATCCTTCAGATGTCCAGGAGTTCCTAGGACTCTTAACAGCCAAGGAGTCCCTGGACAGCCTAACAGCTGCTGAAACATCAGCAGCTTCAGAGTTTCCACAGTCTTCCAATGGGTTAGAGGCTGAAGCTTTCCCTCTAGAATACCCTTTAGCCTTCAATGGGGATGCCCAGAAGCTTCCTGAGTTTCTGGTTCAATTGAATAGCTACATGAGAGTCAGAGGGCACCTGTATCCCACCAAAGCAGCTCTGGTAAGCTTTGTTGGCAACTGCTTCTCAGGTGAAGCAGGAAAGTGGTTCCAGCCCTTAGTAGATATCCAAAGTCCCTTGCTGGAGCAATTTGAAAGTTTCATACAAGTGCTCCAGGATACTTTTGACAATCCAGAAAACATGGAAGATGCCAACCACCGCATCCGTAAGCTCTGCCAAGGGGAGGACCATGTCCACCAGTATGCGACCCACTTCCACATCATTGCTCAAGAGCTAAACTGGGATGAAAGCACTCTCTGCATCCAATTTCAGGAAGGGCTTGCCAGTTCTATACGAGATGAACTGTCTCACACAAACCCAGCCACCAACCTATCTGACCTGATTACCCAATGCATCACACTAGAAGAGAAGTTAAGTGGTAAGCCTGATCTAAGTCCACAAGAGGCAAGTCCATCTCAGGAGAAAGCTGGGTTTGATAGTCCACCAGCTGAAAACCATCCTGTGCAGGCTTCAAGCAATCGCCCACACCTCAGTGAAGCCGAACGAGCCCGCCGCCGTGAAGGCCACTTGTGCCTCTACTGTGGTTATCCTGGTCATTTCGCCAGAAATTGCCCTGTCAAGCCTCATCGTGCCCAGCAGGCGGGAAACATCGAGGCCCGGCGGTAA
- the RTL3 gene encoding retrotransposon Gag-like protein 3 isoform X1, with protein sequence MVEDLAASYIALKLENEILQAQVQRLMEENAALQSQIPELQKPQAAKEDEPLQKHSEAQETQRPPETLDFPAALEPQESPEVKEPQKPRESQDLPSWESSAAQEPQKSLEPPADPESLEPPATQDPQAPPMVHELAGAWESHKPSEAKEPQKLPMAQEVQKPTEYKEVQEPPDTQDAPAGPGTQNSELQDPPNAQELQEAPKCQDTSTHLESLEFLAPQELQDPSDVQEFLGLLTAKESLDSLTAAETSAASEFPQSSNGLEAEAFPLEYPLAFNGDAQKLPEFLVQLNSYMRVRGHLYPTKAALVSFVGNCFSGEAGKWFQPLVDIQSPLLEQFESFIQVLQDTFDNPENMEDANHRIRKLCQGEDHVHQYATHFHIIAQELNWDESTLCIQFQEGLASSIRDELSHTNPATNLSDLITQCITLEEKLSGKPDLSPQEASPSQEKAGFDSPPAENHPVQASSNRPHLSEAERARRREGHLCLYCGYPGHFARNCPVKPHRAQQAGNIEARR encoded by the coding sequence ATGGTGGAGGACTTAGCAGCCTCCTATATTGCTCTGAAATTGGAGAATGAAATTCTGCAGGCTCAAGTGCAGCGGCTGATGGAGGAAAATGCTGCCTTGCAGTCCCAGATCCCAGAGCTCCAGAAGCCCCAAGCAGCCAAAGAGGATGAACCACTCCAGAAGCACTCAGAGGCCCAGGAGACCCAGAGACCCCCAGAGACCCTGGATTTCCCAGCAGCCTTGGAACCCCAAGAGTCCCCAGAGGTCAAGGAGCCCCAGAAGCCAAGAGAGTCTCAGGACCTCCCATCCTGGGAGTCCTCAGCAGCCCAGGAGCCCCAGAAATCCTTGGAGCCCCCAGCAGATCCAGAGTCCCTGGAGCCCCCAGCAACCCAGGATCCCCAGGCACCTCCAATGGTCCACGAGCTCGCAGGAGCCTGGGAATCCCATAAGCCCTCAGAGGCCAAGGAGCCTCAGAAGCTCCCAATGGCCCAGGAGGTCCAGAAGCCCACAGAATATAAGGAGGTTCAGGAGCCTCCAGATACCCAGGATGCCCCAGCAGGCCCCGGGACCCAGAATTCAGAGCTCCAGGATCCCCCAAATGCTCAGGAGCTCCAGGAGGCACCAAAATGCCAGGACACTTCAACTCACCTGGAGTCCCTTGAGTTTCTTGCCCCCCAGGAGCTCCAGGATCCTTCAGATGTCCAGGAGTTCCTAGGACTCTTAACAGCCAAGGAGTCCCTGGACAGCCTAACAGCTGCTGAAACATCAGCAGCTTCAGAGTTTCCACAGTCTTCCAATGGGTTAGAGGCTGAAGCTTTCCCTCTAGAATACCCTTTAGCCTTCAATGGGGATGCCCAGAAGCTTCCTGAGTTTCTGGTTCAATTGAATAGCTACATGAGAGTCAGAGGGCACCTGTATCCCACCAAAGCAGCTCTGGTAAGCTTTGTTGGCAACTGCTTCTCAGGTGAAGCAGGAAAGTGGTTCCAGCCCTTAGTAGATATCCAAAGTCCCTTGCTGGAGCAATTTGAAAGTTTCATACAAGTGCTCCAGGATACTTTTGACAATCCAGAAAACATGGAAGATGCCAACCACCGCATCCGTAAGCTCTGCCAAGGGGAGGACCATGTCCACCAGTATGCGACCCACTTCCACATCATTGCTCAAGAGCTAAACTGGGATGAAAGCACTCTCTGCATCCAATTTCAGGAAGGGCTTGCCAGTTCTATACGAGATGAACTGTCTCACACAAACCCAGCCACCAACCTATCTGACCTGATTACCCAATGCATCACACTAGAAGAGAAGTTAAGTGGTAAGCCTGATCTAAGTCCACAAGAGGCAAGTCCATCTCAGGAGAAAGCTGGGTTTGATAGTCCACCAGCTGAAAACCATCCTGTGCAGGCTTCAAGCAATCGCCCACACCTCAGTGAAGCCGAACGAGCCCGCCGCCGTGAAGGCCACTTGTGCCTCTACTGTGGTTATCCTGGTCATTTCGCCAGAAATTGCCCTGTCAAGCCTCATCGTGCCCAGCAGGCGGGAAACATCGAGGCCCGGCGGTAA